The following coding sequences lie in one Miscanthus floridulus cultivar M001 chromosome 9, ASM1932011v1, whole genome shotgun sequence genomic window:
- the LOC136480644 gene encoding vegetative cell wall protein gp1-like: MSLPLPTSSTPPIVASTSVPLPSTSVPLPPPTTNAMIPSSPMPLGSTGAPAATGGPAVLTPEEVTQAILDLGRAVGEIRAFLGGSNHVQPSPQPQLPPRPPQQQLPPPPSPAIATSGMAPQYGMPPEVHGSSPRPSVPNPSGGVPIQQI, encoded by the coding sequence atGTCGCTCCCTCTGCCCACCTCTTCCACGCCGCCGATCGTGGCCTCCACCTCCGTTCCGCTGCCGTCCACCTCCGTGCCGCTGCCACCCCCTACCACCAACGCCATGATTCCATCGTCCCCGATGCCGCTAGGCTCCACAGGGGCGCCCGCTGCCACTGGAGGGCCGGCCGTCCTCACGCCCGAGGAAGTCACGCAGGCCATCCTCGATCTAGGCCGCGCGGTGGGCGAGATTCGCGCCTTCCTGGGCGGATCAAATCACGTGCAGCCGTCTCCCCAACCGCAACTCCCACCACGGCCGCCGCAACAacaactgccgccgccgccgtcccccgcAATCGCTACGTCAGGGATGGCGCCCCAGTACGGCATGCCGCCCGAAGTGCACGGATCATCACCGCGCCCGTCCGTGCCGAACCCATCGGGTGGGGTGCCGATCCAACAAATCTAG